The Theobroma cacao cultivar B97-61/B2 chromosome 2, Criollo_cocoa_genome_V2, whole genome shotgun sequence genome includes the window ATAACAAGGTTGGAACTTAGAACTAACAACATGTTCATGAACCATTAAAATAGCAGGCCAATGACTGACATTGACTGTTGTTAAAGATCAAAAGCTTGCAAATTTTCACATTGATGATTTTGTCTGGAGAATTTTCTCTACCATTCAGTTTGCTTAACCGTATCCCATTTGGATTGCTCCCACCCATACGCCCCGGCCAAATGTTTACCCTTTTTCTGCCTTTATTTCACAATATTTCAATCTCATTTCAACAggtaaaatatcttaaaaaatttaaaaactttagCGTTGCTATCTTATCAGCATAATTTTGTTTACAGAGAAAGTAATGATCCCACTACAAAGTGGAATCTTAAATTGAActcaatttaaattcaattcatGTCAGGCACTTTTAGAGGAGAGATAGATAAGGTGGTGGACAATGATAAGGGTATCCTCGACTTGGATGAGAGAAAATGTCATATCAAGCCTTTCAAAAAGGTATTTCAATCTCATACAAAACAAGTAAAGAGATTTTAAAAAGTTCACACAGGTTGCTTCTACATTATTTTGAGTGATAATGGCTAATCTAGcaagttaaaaaataatgaatataatAACTAAGTAAACCAAGATTTAAGTTGGgatttcaaattaaaactttGATAGAAGTGGATTGACAAAATATTCAAGAATCATTCATTCATGCCAATCATGGATTCGAAGGTTGATGGCTGCATCGTGTCTTCTGGATGGTTCAAGTTCAACTCGGTGGGCTTATTAGAAATTATTTGGGCTTTTATGCTGAGCCTAATAGAGAAGCTTTGAATCCTTTATGGACCCCTGACCCAAAAAGCAGAATCCCCTTATGGGTCTGTTCGGCCCATAGGGACCAATGTACGTGTCAAAAACCAACTGACTTAAACCTGGTATAGGTTGAAATAGTTGAGAGACAAAATCAGGAACCTCGTTACTTGGCTTGGCTCAGCAGTTAGTGCTAAAAAGAGACTGAAGGACGTGACACCCTGCAATCTCCCACAAGACCTCCTTGATTCTCATGTACTTTGAATATTCAAGTTCCATTTTCCGAGTCAATTGTCATCGTACTACCATCAGTTTACACAGCATCCTAGGTTCATATGTTTTGTCCCTGAATTAAGTAGAGCTATTAATTTCATTAACAAGAAGATGAGTCATTTTTTAGCCTACTAATCCAGTCCTGATCTCAAAGCCCCACCACATCAGAACACACGCGGCATCTCTTGATTAGTGTGGAGCGTCCACACCGACCATCTTGGTTATCTTCCTCCGAGGGCCGACAGACGACCAAGTCCATATTATTTGTAAGCCATGTTACCCAGAGTTGAGTTTGGATTTCCTTGGTTTTTCACCTATAAATGCCCAACACGCACTTCTCAGGGTGAAACCACAATTTGACATTCAAACGTCACAGATTGAGCACTTTAGTCTTATTGCTGATATTTATTCTGCTAATTCCCAACAATATGGAGGGTCACCATGCTGAGGGAGATCACAACAAGGCAGTGGAAACAACAGATCGTGGTATGTTCGATTTCTTGAAGAAGGAGGATGAGGATGTGGCCATGGCAGATGCCCACAAGCCAAACAATGCAAAGGAGAAGGAGAAGCCGAAGGAAAAACTCCACCGTGCTGATAGCAACTCTAGCTCAGTAAGCCTTCTATCCAACTCACTAAACTAAAGCCAGCTATATATCACTGCACCATTCTTTTTCAGCAGGATCGTAATGGCATTTTGCCAAGGATCATTATTCAAGTTGTTTATGaacttttcatttcttttttgcaGTCTAGTGATGAAGAAGAGGAAGGAGAAGATggtgagaagaaaaagaagaagaaaggattGAAGGGCAAGATCAAAGAAAAGATATCTGGCGACAAAGAGGCAACAGAGCATAAAGACACATCAATCCCAACTGCGAATCCAGAGGAGAAGAAAGGCTTTCTAGATAAGATAAAGGAGAAACTTCCTGGTCAGAACAAGAAACCAGAAGATAATGCCTTGGATGGGCATCCTGCAGAACGTGAGCCAAAGGAGAAAGGAATCTTGGAGAAGATCAAGGAGAAGATTCCCGGGTACCATGGACACAAGACTGAAGAGGATAAGGGCaaggaaaattgaagttaaaacTTGCCACTAAAACTGTATCTTGGAATATGTTGTCTTTGTGCTTGCATTGTGTTTATGTGCTCCCTACAAGTGTTTCTTGTGCTTTGGGAGTCTTTGTGTCGTATTCCTGTGTTGCATCAGTCATTTGATATTTCCTTCCTAATGTCTAGTAATGTAATAGTAGTTGTGAGAAAGATAGTTTCAAAGCTCAAAATTCCATGTGAGAAAGATAGTTTGCTACAGGATAGGCTTCACTTACTTACCTATTAAACTAACAGAAGGCTGCAAATAAAGACAAGCTAACTTTTTATTACCTTAGCagcaaaaagagcaaaaagatatATAACAGGCAACAGACATCTCTCATCAATCGACACACAAGGAACAAGTAGCAGATAAAGGCTAAGCAGAAACAGCTTCATGTCTATCAACCATATACAGAAGAACATCTAACTGATCACAACAAGAAACATCAAATAAACCACACCTGTAAACAATAAACTTGCAAAGAAAGAGGAGCCTATGAAAAGTTAACAATTGAACAAAATTCATCTTGGTTTCTTCCAGaaatagaaacaaaacaaaaatttacattgCAAAAAGTGTAGATTCTATATACTCAGAGTTCCACCATCTACCTCCAAGTCTTAGTGCATCAAGGAgcattaattcaaattttcagctCTTGGAAATCTTGGGAAATAAAGATTCCGAAAGGCCAAAAAGTGATAACTCAGGTTGGCAATATCAGATGCCTCATAATATGATTTGACCTGAAAATAAGAGTGCAGCATTCACTGATAATCACATGAATCTGTCAAGTTAAGGggtttcccaagtttgtttccTCTAAGAGTGACAGAGCACCTGAATCTCCCATAAAACTTGGTCTTTACCAATGTGCCCAAAATGTAGGCCCTTGACCTCATCACAAATGTCAGGTTCAGGGGCACTGCTATGCCTTCCAAGTGCTCTCTAGAGTTCACAAGAGCGGGTATCCCACCATATAGTGGCACTTGATTCCCTTGCACAATCGTTACCACTTTCCGCTGACTCTTTCTTGATAGAGTAAACTTCTTCATCTGTTCCATACGTTAATAACCAACCAATTAGATAAAGAAAGCATTATTAAACTCCtggtaaaaaattttcttcatgttATTGGCACATGAATTTTACTCAGAAAATTGATTATCCAGTTTCCAGTTACAAATCTTTCCCTTCCCATTAACACCTTTCATCTTCACCTAAAAGCCTAGCTCATGCTTGACACTTGacttaaagaaaagaaaactcatTGCATAAAGCCAACCATCTTTTCCATCAAACCTGACAATGTTAAGAACCCCCAGTTTAAAACTTTGGAACATTCCTTCCTATCCTAGGGGTGAAGTGTGAACTAATGTTTTGTCCCAATGCCTGGAAGACAGCTAAGCTGTGCCCTGCACGAAAGCAAATAGATAAGCTGCAAAGCAAACGGCCATTTCCATAACGAAACAGACGAATAGCATAGGGTTTCTCTCTGTGGGACCCTATTGAGATTATGTTAGTTGCAGTTCTTGCAGCCTTTTTAATGGCACTCGAATAAAGACACCCAATAGCATTCAAAGCCCTCTGCTAAAATTTTTCCCACTTCTCTAGGCTGCTAACTGCTAGCCCAAAAAGACTTCTGACCAAAATGCTTTCCTTGCCTAGTCTAACCAGAACCACCATTTGTTAACTACGACTTACCACAACCCCAAGGATtagaaaaatgtgttttactTTTACCTGTCCAGAGGCAATTTTGAGCTGGAAATGGTGAAGCTCCCAAGGGGTAGAGGTCACATGGACAGCATAGAAAGTAGCTGGGTTTCTGTATGAAATCTTGACCGTTGAATTTAGTGAAAGCATATCTGTTGGCACCCCTGATTGATCATTTCCTGCCTGATAATAGAAGTTCTCGAACACTATGTGCTGCTCACACACCAACACACATAGTTTAGAGAAGAATGTTTATTAGTACTACTActtgattaaattaattagttcaattaaaaaaacaataaagcTTAAATTGCGGGATTGAGCAATCAAAACGGCGCCCATTCCACATTCCTAGCCCCTAGATATCAGCAAAATGTCTAATTCCGCGATGGAAACCCGTGAACTGAGTCTCTGAGTTGACTCACAACGAAGAGAGGGTTAAACGTTTCCATCGATGGAGAGGGAATTCCGTTTTGGTTTCAGGAAACATTCAATGCTAGGTGCCAAGTGCCAACTATGATTTCCTAATCAGTAATTATTGATTTACACATTTTAAGTAAAACAACTGTAATCACAGAGTTTACTCAGTTCACAGAAAAAGTTTAGTGACCAAAAAGAGCAAAATTAGCTTAATGTTTACGATCACCATTGACCAAACCCGACTCCGGGAACAACTGAGTCAACTCAGTAGAAACCAATTTACAGAAAAAAGAACTCACCCTGACGAAGACTTTAGGCTTGTAACTTCTGCTAGCACCCCACAAGATCAAAGAAAACACCGCAAACAGCacgaaaaacaagaaaacaaggCAAAGATAAAGCCTGACGTTGTTAGCCCTGCGTCCATCGCGACCGTCCATTTCATCGTCATCGTCATCGTCATCATCGCCATGACCAATCTGCACATGCTTCCAAGCGGAAAGGCTCCTCGGGTTCTTAAGCGAAGCCGAGAACCTGGACGTAGACGACTCCCTGGAGTGGTGAATGGGGGAGCAATGGTAATAATGGTGCGTTGGTGAAGCCGTGGGACTCGACCCATACGACATCTTCTCGACGTCATGGTTCGAAGGGCTCTGAACGTAGTAAACAGGCCTTCTAGGGGACCTCGGTGGCCATGACGCATCAATACTCGTCCCTTCAGAATCCGTTTTCGCATGCATTTTTCTCCTCCCTTTTCTGGCCAACACTTTGAGACAAAGATCAAGAAGATCAAAGGCTATGGTTTTCCAATACAAGCCTTTCGGGGGGGTttgtttatattaattattggTAAACGAGAAAGGAAAGCGACGCAAGGAAGGAAGCGAGAAGCAATGTTACAGAGGGGGAGGAGTCGCTCTGTTTGCGTTTAATGTGCTTCCGACTTCAAGGTTTTTCGAGTCACGAGACACGGAAATTGATCCTGTTTTTGTCTATGTTTTTCTTAGGAGTGGAATGAGCACATTGCATGCGGACCTGACTTTGGGATGCCGTTCCTGTGTATCACTGACGCTATTTTTTGGGCCCCACACAAGATCAAATCCAACGGTCATTAATCATCATTCATCAATGCCAGGGACCGTTACTTCCTCTTTATGTACTATTTTCTGCTATGATATCGACCACTctaaatttacattttttttcttttctaataagaaaaaaattgtattaaataaatatattttttattattttaaaattatcacattaattatcaattattgtaattaattttttaaaaaatgagtCTACACCATTGACATTTTCAAAGtcaaattttggtttttttttaatcttaattGTTGgtaaatgtttttattaaatagaagtgtataaaattatttcaatatttaattatatagtaTGAATATTTGTAATTATGAGAAAATGactcttttatatattttttaattggtattttataaattttttattaaaatttttacatcTAATATGTAAGAgtatatttatttcttaaacaatttttttaattgattttaatattatttttattaacctAATCTTCATCGGTGGATAGTTGATGCCACATAAACCTAGTTTGACATTGCTATTGCTGTTGAAAAGAACTGGATTTAAAAAGTACTTTTTAGCCTGATCAAGTTCAACCCTGAAAACTTTAAACCCCTGTTCTTTCTTTAGCCATCGCCGGCCATGGCTTCGCCGACGGCGGCACCACCTTTTCCACCTCCCTTCTGTCTCCTGAGCCCTTCTCcctatttctctctctctctttcaatttgatttaaaaaaactcAGTTAAAAGGAATATTGTAGCTACAGTGCAATTTACACTCGATTTTAATAGTCGGTATAGATTGATTTTCAATCGAAATAATCCTGATGAGGAAAAGAGAATTACAACACAAAAATTCTATAGGATAAGATTTCATGAACCATCCACACTTGATTGGTTCTTCACAGCGCCATTTCCATCAATCTGTCCCGAGGCATCAACACTTGGTTGGCTCTTGACTGCACCGTTGCCCTCAATCTGCCCTGCCTCGAACTCCTTAATCAAATCAGGATCAACATTCTCCTCTGGCTCCCAAGTAGCCTCCTCCATATCCGCCCATTTCACGAGATACTCATTCTTCCCGTCGTCACCCATTCTTTTCCCCACAACTCCCTCAGCCACAGCATACTCTAACCCTGCCTCGAAGTCCCTCGCCAAATCCTCAGCTACAAACCTTGCTTTAACCCACTCATTGTCACTACCGTCTTTCCATTTTATCAAATACTCCAAGTTTTCACCTTTCCCTCTCTTCTCCAATATCTCCTGCACCTCAGCATACTCATATATTGCCCCCTCTAATACCTTTATCACACTTTCAAGCCCCAGTCGTCTACCGAATTGCATTGGGTTCCCTTTGGGGGTCACCTTTAGAATCTCCTTAGCTAAAGCTAAGGGTGTCAAACCCCTGTCATCTTCGAGTTCAGGATCCGCCCCGAGATCCAACAACAATTTAGCTACACCAGGTTTGACATACCCAGCTGCCATATGAAGAGCCGTTAACCCACCAGCATTGTCACGATGGTCAATATCAGCTCCAGCTTCAGCTAGGATCTTAACACATGGCTCCGAGCCAAGACCTGATACAAAGAGAAGGGCAGTTCTGCCATCTGGGTCTACAGCATCCACGTCACGCCAATCTTCCTCGGCTGCTAAGAGCTCCGCCAAAGCCTTCTCGTCAGCTTTCTTAGACGCTGTCCACCATGGGGTTTCGTATTCTGCCACCACATCCTTGGCTATGAAATCATGTGGAACCCATGAAGGGGCATGACCGTCTTTCCACTCTATCAAGTATTCCATGCCTTTCCCACCTGGGAGAGCTCTGTTGCCGATGATTTTGCTGACTTCACCATAAGATTCATCCGCTTCATCCTTAACGTCTGCTTGGAGTGTGTACCCTGTTTCTTGGAAGCTCTTTTCTTGGTCTTGGACAGCGAACAGAGCAAAACCTCTGTTGGGTTTGATGTGATTTGTTTTCGTAGCAAGGAACTGGAGGGGTTGGGGAGAGATGGAAAGTGAGAGCTTCGGTTTCGGGGAAAGATCGAGACGAGAGAGAGTTTGGTTTACGAAGAGAGTTTCCATGCCTGAGCCTATGCCTGGTGCAAGGAAAGTGAGTTTGAAGAGTTAGCAAAGCAAAGTGAAGTGGCGTCCGCCTGTTGGGTGTAATCTCGAGAAGGAGAGATTTTGGGATAAGGAACGCCATCCATTTTTTGGTCGCTTTTCGGGGATGGGACGATAACATTGGTGTTGCTTATTGCGTTGTTCAGCTTGGGTTTCGTCcacgtaaaatattttaagcaaTTTCCTTTTGTGGCTGAGGAGTAACCAGGCTGAACTCTCCA containing:
- the LOC18607463 gene encoding phosphoprotein ECPP44, coding for MEGHHAEGDHNKAVETTDRGMFDFLKKEDEDVAMADAHKPNNAKEKEKPKEKLHRADSNSSSSSDEEEEGEDGEKKKKKKGLKGKIKEKISGDKEATEHKDTSIPTANPEEKKGFLDKIKEKLPGQNKKPEDNALDGHPAEREPKEKGILEKIKEKIPGYHGHKTEEDKGKEN
- the LOC18607464 gene encoding uncharacterized protein LOC18607464, whose protein sequence is MHAKTDSEGTSIDASWPPRSPRRPVYYVQSPSNHDVEKMSYGSSPTASPTHHYYHCSPIHHSRESSTSRFSASLKNPRSLSAWKHVQIGHGDDDDDDDDEMDGRDGRRANNVRLYLCLVFLFFVLFAVFSLILWGASRSYKPKVFVRHIVFENFYYQAGNDQSGVPTDMLSLNSTVKISYRNPATFYAVHVTSTPWELHHFQLKIASGQMKKFTLSRKSQRKVVTIVQGNQVPLYGGIPALVNSREHLEGIAVPLNLTFVMRSRAYILGTLVKTKFYGRFRCSVTLRGNKLGKPLNLTDSCDYQ
- the LOC18607465 gene encoding signal recognition particle 43 kDa protein, chloroplastic; the encoded protein is METLFVNQTLSRLDLSPKPKLSLSISPQPLQFLATKTNHIKPNRGFALFAVQDQEKSFQETGYTLQADVKDEADESYGEVSKIIGNRALPGGKGMEYLIEWKDGHAPSWVPHDFIAKDVVAEYETPWWTASKKADEKALAELLAAEEDWRDVDAVDPDGRTALLFVSGLGSEPCVKILAEAGADIDHRDNAGGLTALHMAAGYVKPGVAKLLLDLGADPELEDDRGLTPLALAKEILKVTPKGNPMQFGRRLGLESVIKVLEGAIYEYAEVQEILEKRGKGENLEYLIKWKDGSDNEWVKARFVAEDLARDFEAGLEYAVAEGVVGKRMGDDGKNEYLVKWADMEEATWEPEENVDPDLIKEFEAGQIEGNGAVKSQPSVDASGQIDGNGAVKNQSSVDGS